The following coding sequences lie in one Cyanobacterium sp. Dongsha4 genomic window:
- a CDS encoding AbrB/MazE/SpoVT family DNA-binding domain-containing protein — MFRLKVTTVGNSTGVILPKEVLAKMHVEKGDNLYLTPTPNGFEITPYDPEFEQEMETAREIMKQYRNALRELAK; from the coding sequence ATGTTCAGACTAAAAGTAACTACCGTTGGTAATTCTACAGGAGTTATCTTGCCCAAAGAAGTATTAGCCAAAATGCACGTAGAAAAAGGCGATAATCTTTATCTGACTCCCACTCCTAACGGATTTGAAATTACCCCCTATGATCCCGAATTTGAACAGGAAATGGAAACCGCACGAGAGATAATGAAACAATATCGTAACGCTTTACGAGAATTAGCCAAATGA
- a CDS encoding 2OG-Fe(II) oxygenase, protein MIKNSLSDYINLIKPTISHQIIDNDTWKNINHVAQFLPSATTTFFGFESRLGVAKAHCDFLLCADGNEAGKKVLGDRTYSIKLPEYLLNNKIWININSFCEEWNKPDSILLEKIDNIWLEFDIDDNLDDIPIPSCFFAPQPIYKNKNNEDLQWIWQCLKLLKGIEIKPDIKQNLSKCFQLLPLGSYVFQIGLMLARETDFIRICIRDINPSKITQYLEKLDWSGSIIELEKVLNDLAKYSARIDLDIDVGKEIAPKIGLECYLERQPSLNPKWQLFLDYLLQKGLVIPEKKDALLNYTGYIREKDYPELWPKTLSKLSSLMGSQYQRIFFKSLHHIKLVYQENKCLEAKAYLAVSNTLINQQKIRESQHFNYSAVQVKNFLSETENQQLLNFIINNRTQFQSATIHEDYQNLGRKEENYRLSSVLFDFPEFETMICDRISSILPDVIDKLGIPPFPVAHIEAQITAHNDQNYYKLHNDNGTPESKGRVITFVYYLYQLPKLFTGGELKIYNSTSPENLKPDSIKTIEPINNSIVFFLSQYMHEVRPVNCPSQDFAHSRFTVNGWIWRKN, encoded by the coding sequence ATGATTAAAAATTCTTTAAGCGATTATATTAATCTCATTAAACCAACTATTTCTCATCAGATTATTGATAATGATACTTGGAAAAATATTAATCATGTAGCTCAATTTTTGCCCAGTGCCACAACTACTTTTTTTGGTTTTGAATCTCGTTTAGGTGTAGCAAAAGCTCACTGTGATTTTTTACTATGTGCCGATGGCAATGAAGCGGGAAAAAAAGTATTAGGCGATCGCACTTATTCGATTAAATTACCTGAATATTTATTAAATAATAAGATATGGATAAACATTAACAGTTTTTGTGAAGAATGGAATAAACCCGATAGCATATTATTAGAAAAAATTGATAATATTTGGTTAGAATTTGATATAGATGATAATTTAGATGATATTCCTATTCCTAGTTGTTTTTTTGCTCCCCAGCCAATTTATAAGAATAAAAATAATGAAGACTTGCAATGGATTTGGCAATGTTTAAAGTTGTTAAAAGGGATAGAAATTAAACCAGATATAAAACAAAACTTATCAAAATGTTTTCAATTATTACCTCTAGGTTCTTATGTTTTTCAAATAGGATTAATGTTAGCGAGAGAAACGGATTTTATTAGAATTTGTATCCGGGATATTAACCCTAGCAAAATTACTCAATACTTAGAAAAACTTGATTGGTCTGGTTCAATTATTGAGTTAGAAAAAGTCTTAAACGATTTAGCCAAATATTCAGCTCGTATTGATTTAGATATAGATGTAGGAAAAGAAATAGCCCCTAAAATTGGCTTGGAATGTTATTTAGAAAGACAACCTTCCCTTAACCCTAAATGGCAATTATTTTTAGATTATTTATTACAAAAAGGGTTAGTAATTCCAGAAAAAAAAGACGCTTTGCTAAATTATACAGGATATATAAGAGAGAAAGATTACCCAGAATTATGGCCTAAAACATTATCTAAATTATCTAGTTTAATGGGTTCTCAATATCAAAGAATTTTCTTTAAAAGTTTACACCATATAAAATTAGTTTATCAGGAGAATAAATGTTTAGAAGCAAAAGCCTATTTAGCAGTAAGTAATACTTTAATTAACCAACAAAAAATAAGAGAATCTCAACATTTTAATTATAGTGCGGTTCAAGTAAAAAACTTTCTCTCAGAAACGGAAAATCAACAATTATTAAACTTCATCATTAATAATAGAACTCAATTTCAATCAGCTACTATTCATGAAGATTATCAAAATTTGGGCAGAAAAGAAGAAAATTATCGTCTTTCTTCAGTATTATTTGATTTCCCTGAATTTGAAACCATGATTTGCGATCGCATCTCCTCCATTTTACCTGATGTGATAGATAAACTAGGCATTCCACCTTTTCCTGTTGCCCACATAGAAGCTCAAATTACTGCCCATAATGATCAAAATTACTACAAACTTCATAACGACAACGGTACACCTGAAAGTAAAGGGCGAGTCATTACATTTGTATATTATCTTTATCAACTACCAAAATTATTTACGGGGGGTGAATTAAAGATTTACAACAGCACCAGCCCCGAAAATTTAAAACCAGATAGTATTAAAACTATTGAGCCGATTAATAATAGTATCGTCTTTTTTCTTAGCCAATATATGCACGAAGTAAGGCCAGTAAATTGCCCTTCTCAAGATTTTGCTCACAGTCGTTTCACCGTCAATGGTTGGATTTGGAGAAAAAATTAA
- a CDS encoding Nif11-like leader peptide family natural product precursor: MSIQAVEAFLEQVQTDEELQKDLASALEAENDRQAVTDLANSKNYEFTPDELWAEIQKRQEEAMQRQEAGELTDEELEAVAGGELVVATIVGTVAAFTVSVGGGIAISKIKW; encoded by the coding sequence ATGAGCATTCAAGCCGTAGAAGCATTTTTGGAGCAAGTTCAAACAGATGAAGAATTACAAAAAGATCTTGCTTCCGCTTTAGAAGCTGAAAATGATCGTCAAGCAGTGACAGATTTAGCTAATTCTAAAAATTATGAATTTACTCCCGATGAGCTTTGGGCGGAAATCCAGAAAAGACAAGAAGAAGCAATGCAACGCCAAGAGGCAGGGGAATTAACCGATGAAGAACTAGAAGCCGTTGCTGGTGGTGAACTGGTTGTGGCAACTATTGTCGGAACGGTTGCTGCTTTTACCGTCTCCGTTGGTGGTGGTATAGCGATTAGCAAAATAAAATGGTAA
- a CDS encoding copper resistance protein B: MLSLKLTKFIVRSSLLSLLILNCFSLESKGEERNKEIIKQPVAIDKFIDESNNQKKQQFFKEFEDSKYLTEEKNFTFAQHNHNQENDFGEPIHDNQIFYKILFDQLEYQVNDSQNIFNWDVTGWVGGDYQKFVFKTEGDVSLDDGNGEAELQLLYSKMISPYFDFQAGLRYDQLYGDKGNSRGFAVIGVEGLAPYFVEIDTALFISHQGDISARFKAEKELLLSQRLVLQPKIETNLAIQKVQEFGIGSGINNLELGLRLRYEISREFAPYIGISWNKLFGDTAKFAEEEGESSDDLKFVTGVRLMF, from the coding sequence ATGTTATCATTAAAACTTACTAAATTTATAGTTCGATCGAGCCTCTTATCTTTATTAATATTAAATTGCTTTTCCCTTGAAAGTAAAGGGGAAGAAAGAAATAAAGAAATTATCAAACAACCTGTAGCCATTGACAAATTTATTGATGAAAGTAACAACCAAAAAAAACAACAATTTTTTAAGGAATTTGAAGATAGCAAATACTTAACTGAAGAAAAAAACTTTACCTTTGCCCAACATAATCATAACCAAGAAAATGATTTTGGAGAGCCTATTCATGATAATCAAATATTTTATAAAATTCTTTTTGATCAATTAGAATATCAAGTTAATGATAGTCAAAATATTTTTAATTGGGATGTGACAGGATGGGTAGGAGGAGATTATCAAAAATTTGTTTTCAAAACTGAAGGAGATGTGAGTTTAGATGATGGTAATGGGGAAGCAGAATTGCAACTTTTATACAGTAAAATGATTTCTCCCTATTTCGATTTTCAAGCTGGTTTACGATATGATCAACTCTATGGAGATAAGGGAAATAGTCGAGGTTTTGCTGTTATCGGAGTAGAAGGATTAGCACCTTATTTTGTGGAAATTGATACGGCTTTATTTATTAGTCATCAAGGAGATATTTCTGCAAGATTTAAAGCAGAAAAAGAATTATTACTTTCTCAAAGATTAGTTTTACAACCAAAAATAGAGACAAATTTAGCCATTCAAAAAGTCCAAGAATTTGGTATTGGTAGTGGTATTAATAACTTAGAGTTAGGTTTAAGATTACGCTACGAAATTAGTCGAGAATTTGCCCCTTATATTGGCATAAGTTGGAATAAACTTTTTGGAGATACTGCTAAATTTGCTGAAGAAGAAGGGGAAAGTAGTGATGATTTAAAATTCGTTACGGGGGTGAGACTAATGTTTTAA
- a CDS encoding copper resistance system multicopper oxidase: MTQYSLNRRNFLQLTGGIATSVVLHQILPASAKNINPNGYLEGDVIDLVIAETKINIDDRSSSGKLVNGSLPSPTIRLKEGQNVTINVKNNLNEDTSIHWHGLILPANMDGVPGVSFRGIKPKETFTYQFPVNQSGTYWYHSHSNMQEPLGMYGAIIIDPLEPEPYKCDRDYVIILSDWSFENPHAILANLKKMPTYYNYQRRTVANLAQDWEWKQMRMDAADIADVTGATYTYLMNGKTSNDNWTGIFNKGEKVRLRIINASAMTFFDVRIPNLPMTVIQADGQNVQPVTVDEMRIGVAETYDVIVEPDTQEAYTIFAESLDRSGYVRGTLGIKQGLSAEIPARRERPLRTMDDMGMDHNAHNGHNNQSSSSSQDHSNHQTSSSNHNNHQNSSIDHSNHNQHQDHDMLNMNHSDHSNHDMSNMSHDDHNNHGMSNMDHSNHNNHDMSEKETLDFSWQPRGEDNNGIGNAATPMMVKNRLNEAGVGLENVKHRVLVYTDLKSVKPLKNRRKPDREITLYLTGNMERYMWSFNGKKYSEDKEIDFYYGERLRLTFVNDTMMEHPIHLHGMWMELVNGNGDYQPRKHTIIVKPAEKLSTEIDVDAKGKWAFHCHLMYHMDVGMFRTINVIS; encoded by the coding sequence ATGACCCAGTATAGTCTAAATAGGCGTAATTTTTTGCAATTGACGGGGGGTATTGCCACCAGCGTTGTTTTACATCAGATTCTACCCGCATCCGCAAAGAATATAAACCCCAATGGTTATTTAGAAGGGGATGTTATCGACTTAGTGATAGCGGAAACAAAAATTAATATCGACGATCGCTCCTCTAGTGGTAAACTGGTCAATGGTAGCCTACCCTCTCCCACCATCAGACTTAAAGAAGGGCAAAACGTAACTATTAACGTCAAGAATAACCTAAATGAAGATACTTCTATTCATTGGCATGGTTTAATCTTACCAGCAAATATGGATGGAGTGCCGGGAGTAAGTTTTCGGGGCATAAAACCAAAGGAAACCTTTACTTATCAATTCCCTGTTAACCAAAGTGGCACTTACTGGTATCATAGTCATAGCAATATGCAAGAACCATTAGGGATGTATGGTGCTATTATTATTGATCCTCTTGAACCTGAACCTTATAAATGCGATCGAGACTATGTAATTATATTATCAGATTGGAGTTTTGAGAATCCCCACGCCATTCTCGCCAACTTGAAAAAAATGCCCACCTATTATAATTATCAAAGACGCACCGTTGCTAATTTAGCGCAAGATTGGGAGTGGAAACAAATGCGGATGGATGCGGCGGATATTGCCGACGTGACGGGGGCGACTTATACTTATTTAATGAATGGTAAAACCAGTAATGATAATTGGACTGGTATCTTTAACAAGGGTGAAAAAGTTAGACTGAGAATTATTAACGCTTCAGCCATGACATTTTTTGATGTCAGAATCCCTAATTTACCGATGACAGTTATACAAGCAGACGGGCAGAATGTACAACCCGTGACAGTGGATGAGATGAGGATAGGAGTAGCAGAAACCTATGACGTGATAGTTGAACCAGATACCCAAGAGGCTTATACTATATTTGCCGAAAGCCTCGATCGCAGTGGCTATGTTAGAGGCACACTAGGGATAAAACAGGGATTATCCGCAGAAATACCTGCCCGTAGAGAACGCCCTTTGCGTACAATGGATGATATGGGAATGGATCATAATGCTCATAATGGTCATAATAATCAATCATCTTCATCAAGTCAAGACCACAGTAATCATCAAACCTCATCATCTAATCATAACAATCATCAAAACTCATCGATCGATCATAGCAACCATAATCAGCATCAAGATCATGATATGTTGAATATGAATCACAGTGATCATAGTAATCATGATATGTCGAATATGAGTCACGATGATCATAATAATCATGGTATGTCAAATATGGATCACAGTAACCATAACAATCATGATATGAGTGAGAAAGAAACCCTAGATTTTTCATGGCAACCGAGGGGAGAGGATAATAATGGTATCGGTAACGCCGCAACCCCCATGATGGTAAAAAATCGTTTAAATGAAGCAGGGGTTGGCTTAGAAAATGTCAAGCATCGGGTGTTAGTTTACACAGATTTAAAGAGTGTAAAACCTTTAAAAAACAGAAGAAAACCAGATAGAGAAATAACCCTATATTTAACAGGTAATATGGAGCGTTATATGTGGTCATTTAATGGAAAAAAATATTCAGAAGACAAAGAAATAGACTTTTATTATGGAGAAAGATTAAGACTAACATTTGTCAATGATACCATGATGGAACATCCCATACATTTACACGGAATGTGGATGGAATTAGTAAACGGTAACGGCGATTATCAACCCCGAAAACACACAATTATTGTCAAACCTGCCGAGAAATTATCCACAGAAATTGATGTTGATGCGAAGGGAAAATGGGCTTTTCATTGCCATTTAATGTATCACATGGATGTGGGAATGTTTCGGACTATTAATGTTATTTCCTAA
- a CDS encoding type II toxin-antitoxin system death-on-curing family toxin, translated as MSIHWLSMRLVIAIHQEQISEHGGADGLRDKGLLESALIRPQNQYYYHKITNISSLASTYTFSIVKNHPFIDGNKRTGFISGVTFLMLNGSHFTASEVEVVHIIQTLASGRITEEELQQWFVRKSKQMNN; from the coding sequence ATGAGTATTCATTGGTTATCAATGCGCTTAGTTATAGCCATTCATCAAGAACAAATTAGCGAACATGGAGGGGCAGATGGTTTAAGGGATAAGGGTTTATTAGAGTCTGCCTTAATACGTCCACAAAATCAATATTACTATCATAAAATTACGAATATTTCATCCTTAGCTTCTACTTATACCTTTAGCATAGTTAAAAATCATCCCTTTATTGATGGTAATAAAAGAACAGGTTTTATTAGTGGAGTAACCTTTTTAATGCTCAATGGTTCTCACTTTACTGCTTCTGAAGTGGAAGTAGTACATATCATCCAAACCTTAGCTAGTGGCAGAATTACCGAGGAAGAATTACAACAATGGTTCGTAAGGAAAAGTAAGCAGATGAATAATTAA
- a CDS encoding zinc-binding alcohol dehydrogenase family protein, with translation MRTIAICGNNVKNIIASPSFVQSLQMNGVTVNCGLIHTQAIKFDPSHPEYQDHVLIKIRGFSCNYRDKTLILQTATAGVDNRFNAVGSDWVAEVVDFGSNVTDLQKGDRIINNNAYPDSGVKGLFEGVPTNHGSKEYRVLHRAKLMKIPPQMPDEVAAAFSIGAQTTYSMIRRLTLSQGENVLVTAAKSNTSLFAIQGLQKHNVNVYASTTSSKFEQELLDMGVKKVILIDPNSPKLMSEETIASLKREITGFDGIIDPFFDVHCDKLIPALNVWGRYITCGLYNQYSHLTGEEFNSIGLTPSTMVNMMINNIQIMGNCIGLTSDLEDAIADYVSGKLKVNIDSVFTGNQVAEFFKRTYNAKDRFGKVVYCYD, from the coding sequence ATGAGAACAATTGCAATTTGCGGAAATAACGTTAAAAATATCATTGCTAGTCCTAGTTTTGTGCAATCTTTGCAGATGAATGGGGTTACGGTTAATTGTGGCTTAATCCATACTCAGGCTATCAAATTTGATCCTAGTCATCCTGAATATCAAGATCATGTTTTAATCAAAATTAGAGGGTTTTCTTGCAACTATCGAGATAAAACTTTGATTTTACAAACTGCTACGGCAGGGGTTGATAATCGTTTCAATGCTGTTGGCTCGGATTGGGTGGCGGAGGTGGTGGATTTTGGTTCTAATGTTACTGATTTACAAAAAGGCGATCGCATCATTAATAATAATGCCTATCCTGATTCTGGGGTGAAAGGACTATTTGAAGGAGTTCCCACTAATCACGGCTCAAAAGAGTATCGAGTATTACATCGAGCTAAATTGATGAAAATTCCCCCTCAAATGCCTGATGAAGTAGCCGCCGCTTTTAGTATTGGGGCGCAAACCACTTATAGTATGATTCGCAGATTAACTCTTTCTCAAGGGGAAAACGTCTTAGTAACTGCCGCCAAATCCAATACATCTTTATTTGCGATTCAAGGTTTACAAAAACATAATGTCAATGTTTATGCTTCTACCACTTCCAGTAAATTTGAACAAGAGTTATTAGATATGGGGGTGAAAAAAGTTATTTTGATTGACCCTAATTCCCCTAAATTGATGAGTGAAGAAACTATTGCATCTTTAAAACGGGAAATTACTGGTTTTGATGGTATTATCGATCCTTTTTTTGATGTTCACTGCGATAAACTAATTCCCGCTCTCAATGTTTGGGGTAGATATATCACTTGTGGCTTATATAATCAATATTCTCATTTAACGGGAGAAGAATTTAATTCTATTGGTTTAACTCCTAGTACTATGGTTAATATGATGATCAATAACATTCAGATTATGGGTAACTGTATCGGTTTAACTTCTGATTTAGAAGATGCGATCGCAGATTATGTTTCAGGAAAACTCAAGGTAAATATTGACTCAGTATTTACAGGGAATCAAGTAGCAGAATTTTTTAAACGCACCTATAACGCTAAAGACAGATTTGGCAAAGTCGTTTACTGTTATGACTAA
- a CDS encoding Nif11-like leader peptide family natural product precursor: MSQKAAVQFLDAVPENEELQRKLVTIMESSDNDREEAAQLANEYGYDITPDELWAEIQKRQQEVKARQDAGELTDEELEAVAGGEMIVATIAATVALTVSVGGSIAISQAKW, from the coding sequence ATGAGTCAAAAAGCTGCTGTACAGTTTTTGGATGCAGTTCCTGAAAATGAAGAATTGCAAAGAAAGTTAGTGACAATTATGGAGTCTTCCGATAATGATCGTGAAGAAGCTGCTCAATTAGCTAACGAATATGGTTACGATATTACCCCTGATGAACTTTGGGCAGAAATCCAAAAACGTCAACAGGAAGTTAAAGCCCGTCAAGATGCTGGAGAGTTAACGGATGAGGAGTTGGAAGCGGTTGCTGGTGGTGAAATGATTGTGGCAACCATTGCGGCAACCGTTGCTCTTACTGTTTCAGTTGGTGGCAGTATAGCGATCAGCCAAGCAAAATGGTAA
- a CDS encoding 2OG-Fe(II) oxygenase codes for MCKKEITKYYAQRTNLFSLNYLDELEKSILSSPYLADNQLSDNFAQTRGFSVVFKRESIDKVEQEFPFFKNYLQMALKNPCNAFYLNALILDDGSRVEPHIDCSISSYERIMLVPQLVSVLYVKIPDDLQGGELILELENKPVGKITPRRNNLIYFIGHLLHSVNPVVSSQPRISLICEQYNLPDERLVKIPDLDIQSNKK; via the coding sequence ATGTGTAAAAAGGAAATAACTAAATACTACGCCCAGAGAACTAATTTATTTTCACTTAATTATTTAGATGAATTAGAAAAATCTATTTTATCATCACCTTATTTAGCAGATAATCAACTAAGTGATAACTTTGCTCAAACCAGAGGTTTTTCAGTTGTTTTTAAAAGGGAAAGTATTGACAAAGTAGAACAGGAATTTCCCTTTTTTAAAAATTATTTACAAATGGCTTTAAAAAATCCCTGTAATGCTTTTTATCTTAATGCCTTAATTTTAGATGATGGCAGTCGAGTTGAACCTCATATTGATTGCAGTATTTCTTCTTATGAAAGAATTATGCTTGTACCTCAATTAGTTAGTGTTTTATATGTGAAAATCCCTGACGATTTACAAGGAGGAGAATTGATTTTAGAGTTAGAAAATAAACCAGTCGGTAAAATTACACCCAGAAGGAATAACTTAATTTATTTTATTGGTCACTTGCTTCATTCTGTTAATCCAGTTGTTAGTTCTCAACCAAGAATTAGTTTGATTTGTGAACAGTATAATTTGCCTGATGAAAGATTAGTAAAAATTCCTGATCTTGATATTCAATCTAATAAAAAATAA
- a CDS encoding Nif11-like leader peptide family natural product precursor, translating to MSQEAVVQFLDAVPENEELQQRLVAILESSENDRADAAELANEYGYDITPDELWTEIQKRQAQASERQEAGELTDEELEAVAGGELVITAIIGSVAGAAGFGLAVGGALGPKIKW from the coding sequence ATGAGTCAAGAAGCAGTAGTCCAATTTTTGGATGCAGTTCCTGAAAATGAAGAGTTACAACAACGATTAGTAGCAATACTCGAATCTTCGGAAAATGATCGTGCTGATGCCGCTGAGTTAGCCAATGAATATGGTTATGATATAACTCCTGATGAGTTATGGACAGAGATTCAAAAACGTCAAGCTCAAGCCTCGGAACGTCAAGAAGCAGGGGAATTAACCGATGAAGAACTAGAAGCAGTAGCTGGTGGCGAACTTGTCATAACGGCGATTATTGGTTCTGTTGCTGGTGCGGCAGGTTTTGGTCTCGCAGTTGGTGGAGCACTCGGACCCAAAATTAAATGGTAA
- a CDS encoding Nif11-like leader peptide family natural product precursor, with the protein MSQKNVSEFFAKVEEDDVLQQRLIQILQSEDLDHREEAVKLANEYGYEVTGEELAQEVQKRQEDFARRQEMGELTDEELEAVAGGGGVDGILKFVFKVGEALVKKSKW; encoded by the coding sequence ATGAGTCAAAAAAATGTGAGCGAATTTTTTGCTAAGGTCGAAGAAGATGATGTACTGCAACAAAGATTAATACAAATTCTTCAATCAGAAGATTTAGATCATCGGGAGGAAGCAGTTAAGTTAGCTAATGAATATGGTTATGAGGTTACTGGAGAAGAACTTGCACAAGAGGTTCAAAAACGTCAGGAAGATTTTGCTCGTAGGCAAGAAATGGGAGAATTAACCGACGAAGAATTGGAAGCAGTAGCTGGAGGCGGTGGTGTTGATGGTATTTTAAAATTCGTTTTTAAGGTTGGAGAAGCATTAGTTAAAAAATCCAAATGGTAA
- a CDS encoding MBL fold metallo-hydrolase yields the protein MENKISFAKGCQIAAINSCDRICYAIQPFIQEILNQFVELNNLDQAITMGAKKHHKIAEKFFEFDTDNPAPTFSLQEQFLFPEKSPILSLQYGNTRFPLFLKKYGAEIIYDQSILPEIQQLFSLCGESNLSYEQVCDRISQQMIELLDKLIDCKIVQNKPPSLETIDLSTPGVFRLQHASLLYRTKTTGILVDPHLHSNYGIPNLKKDISRAMLGNDVDAILISHPHYDHWHYPTLMMFPAETLIIVPKVPRGSIMCEDMKARLEGLGFTNVIAVDWYAEPIIVGDIEIHVLPFYGEQPLVPEFNQPKHPDLRNWGNTYLINTEYYKSWFLIDSGNDDMGTMAEVAQYVKDRFGSLDHVLSNFQPLSYNSIGTDLSAWGIDIVANLLSNPQIFSVTNKKEGEYIALLGAQGVAEICAIVDAKYCLPYADSWAELGEGGLHDETLIKDVEKELKNIGCTTQVIPWKIGDQHIINDTEKIISKTFFREYV from the coding sequence ATGGAAAATAAGATTTCTTTTGCTAAGGGATGTCAAATCGCCGCAATTAATAGTTGCGATCGCATCTGTTATGCTATTCAACCTTTTATTCAAGAAATACTCAATCAATTTGTTGAGTTAAATAACTTAGATCAAGCCATTACTATGGGGGCAAAAAAACATCATAAAATAGCGGAAAAATTCTTTGAATTTGACACTGATAACCCTGCCCCCACTTTTTCCCTTCAAGAACAATTTTTATTCCCCGAAAAAAGCCCTATTTTATCCCTACAATATGGCAACACTCGTTTCCCTTTATTTCTTAAAAAATACGGTGCAGAAATAATTTATGATCAGTCAATTTTACCCGAAATTCAACAACTATTTTCCCTCTGCGGTGAATCCAATCTTTCCTATGAACAAGTGTGCGATCGCATCTCTCAGCAAATGATTGAATTATTGGATAAATTAATTGACTGCAAAATAGTCCAAAACAAACCTCCTTCCCTTGAAACTATTGACTTAAGTACCCCCGGAGTTTTTCGACTTCAACACGCATCCCTATTGTATCGCACCAAAACCACAGGTATCCTAGTTGATCCTCATCTTCATTCTAACTACGGCATTCCCAACCTGAAAAAAGATATTAGTCGCGCCATGTTAGGCAATGACGTTGATGCCATTTTAATATCTCATCCCCACTATGATCACTGGCATTATCCCACCTTGATGATGTTTCCTGCTGAAACACTCATTATTGTACCAAAAGTACCGAGAGGATCAATCATGTGTGAAGACATGAAAGCAAGATTAGAAGGCTTAGGATTTACCAATGTCATCGCCGTTGATTGGTATGCTGAACCCATTATAGTCGGAGATATAGAAATCCACGTCTTACCATTTTATGGTGAACAACCCCTCGTACCCGAATTTAATCAGCCAAAACATCCTGATTTGCGTAACTGGGGTAATACTTATTTAATCAACACAGAATATTATAAATCTTGGTTTTTAATCGACTCAGGTAATGACGACATGGGGACAATGGCTGAAGTGGCACAGTATGTCAAGGATAGATTCGGTAGTTTAGATCATGTTTTGAGCAACTTCCAACCCTTATCATACAATTCAATAGGTACAGATTTATCCGCATGGGGCATTGATATTGTCGCCAATTTACTCAGTAACCCTCAAATTTTTTCTGTAACCAACAAGAAAGAAGGAGAATATATTGCCCTTTTAGGTGCGCAAGGAGTAGCGGAAATTTGTGCCATTGTTGATGCGAAATATTGTTTACCCTATGCCGATAGCTGGGCGGAATTAGGAGAAGGAGGATTACACGATGAGACTCTGATTAAAGATGTGGAAAAAGAATTGAAAAATATTGGTTGTACTACTCAAGTTATCCCCTGGAAAATTGGGGATCAACATATCATTAACGATACTGAGAAAATTATTTCTAAAACTTTTTTTAGGGAATATGTGTAA
- a CDS encoding Nif11-like leader peptide family natural product precursor, which produces MSKEAVEQFFARISEDNDLQQKLVSILQADIDHRQETAKLAQEYGFDITAEELSEEVKKRQEEFAQQQESEELSEEELESVAGGSIPSITVGILQPLSIASSIPSSINIPGSISNPFPKPKW; this is translated from the coding sequence ATGAGTAAAGAAGCAGTAGAACAGTTTTTTGCTAGAATTTCCGAAGATAATGACTTACAGCAAAAGTTAGTTTCCATTCTTCAAGCAGATATTGATCATCGCCAAGAAACTGCCAAGTTAGCACAAGAATATGGATTTGATATTACTGCCGAAGAACTTTCAGAGGAAGTAAAAAAACGGCAAGAAGAATTTGCACAACAACAGGAAAGTGAAGAATTAAGTGAGGAAGAATTAGAAAGCGTTGCTGGTGGTTCTATTCCCAGTATTACCGTTGGCATTCTTCAACCTTTAAGTATTGCTTCATCTATTCCGAGTTCTATTAATATTCCGGGTTCTATTTCAAATCCTTTCCCAAAACCAAAATGGTAA